One window of the Podospora pseudocomata strain CBS 415.72m chromosome 7, whole genome shotgun sequence genome contains the following:
- a CDS encoding hypothetical protein (EggNog:ENOG503NX4C), which yields MEPVFIVSREEFHDVQMELKRVQNIQHHHSERLRLIEQRQADDAALKSCWNPPFPSVLGGTPQHGPTHMPSADFSDIDDEQSQTLLGTLQLDAEDEPIRRGAASRANSVRFDESALHGAGFGGHAIRHSNDFGPIRPSSGMGGHQLERTYSHKSDGRHSSAGHSVHSGISGRASSLGLDTNFVIGGRDDDESPLDIPEPPPVFYVLGSAPSIIRCWITTDFTSEGLLYAVVCTGSQKSTVEYSLLRDLDLVNNIHRDVDGVHRITLPVFLAEARVTQSNSRGGSPASQLPSITANFEVTGMDQQDSPETKRAIRVFIGSHTLRLLSADLLLSQNCMTLYGNDRNKLSIPFVRPEDDAVFKHLTTANLLPGKAKLNAAAPEFVAGDKTAKRSPKVAAEPERPVSKPMGGGSEGVVSPAAQPSQPVSKPVTATSTASESGAESEKQHLESTSGETSGKDSHATTDAPRREPSLAIRTPWRQTAVGLSENGTPLSGYQPAPRTRSMKVLRPPKASSSTSSSTRTGAAYEPAPTARSGNEQRRKGQSDVQPPIGMNSWGMSKRSMSGPALSSLNSETRVSSAASTSTITTPTTSSHHDAGKTTPSLPRTANNPLGSASAFSWIASNKPKTPAAAD from the exons ATGGAGCCGGTCTTCATAGTCTCACGCGAAGAGTTCCACGATGTTCAGATGGAGCTGAAGCGTGTTCAGAACATACAGCACCATCACTCGGAACGGCTACGGCTCATTGAGCAACGTCAGGCTGATGATGCGGCCTTGAAGTCATGCTGGAATCCTCCCTTTCCAAGCGTGCTTGGGGGAACGCCTCAGCATG GGCCCACCCATATGCCGTCGGCCGACTTCAGCGACATTGACGACGAACAGAGTCAGACCCTGCTAGGCACTTTGCAGCtcgatgccgaggacgaACCGATACGCAGAGGGGCTGCTTCGCGGGCCAATAGCGTGCGGTTCGACGAAAGTGCCCTGCACGGTGCCGGCTTTGGAGGCCATGCCATTCGCCACTCCAACGACTTTGGTCCCATACGTCCGTCGAGCGGGATGGGAGGACACCAGTTGGAACGGACATATTCTCACAAGTCGGATGGCAGACATAGTTCCGCTGGACATTCGGTCCACTCTGGAATTTCTGGGAGAGCTAGCAGTCTCGGACTGGATACTAACTTTGTGATTGGGGGCCGTGACGACGATGAGTCGCCCCTAGATATCCCCGAGCCCCCACCCGTTTTTTATGTCTTGGGCTCTGCCCCCTCCATTATCCGCTGCTGGATCACGACCGACTTCACGTCCGAAGGGTTGTTGTATGCCGTGGTGTGCACTGGGTCTCAAAAATCGACGGTTGAGTACTCGCTGCTTCGAGATCTGGACCTGGTCAACAACATCCATCGGGATGTGGATGGTGTTCACAGAATCACACTGCCAGTTTTTCTGGCTGAGGCCCGGGTTACCCAGTCCAACTCCCGCGGCGGAAGTCCTGCATCACAGCTGCCTAGTATCACAGCTAACTTTGAAGTCACGGGCATGGACCAACAAGACAGCCCCGAGACCAAAAGAGCGATCCGCGTGTTCATCGGCAGCCACACGCTGCGGCTTCTCAGTGCCGACCTGTTGCTGTCCCAAAACTGCATGACTCTGTACGGCAATGACCGGAACAAGCTTTCGATTCCGTTTGTGCGGCCCGAGGACGATGCCGTATTCAAGCATTTGACTACAGCCAACCTGCTTCCAGGCAAGGCGAAGCTCAACGCTGCCGCACCCGagtttgttgctggtgacAAAACGGCAAAGCGCTCTCCCAAGGTGGCGGCGGAGCCGGAGCGTCCAGTATCCAAGCCTATGGGGGGTGGTTCTGAGGGTGTAGTGTCTCCCGCCGCGCAGCCGAGCCAACCTGTGTCCAAACCTGTGACGGCGACGAGTACCGCGTCGGAGAGTGGAGCGGAGAGTGAGAAGCAGCACCTGGAATCGACGAGCGGGGAAACGTCTGGAAAGGATTCACACGCAACAACCGATGCCCCACGCCGCGAGCCCAGCCTTGCTATCAGAACACCCTGGCGGCAGACGGCAGTAGGGCTTTCTGAGAACGGCACTCCCTTGAGTGGTTACCAGCCAGCACCCCGCACGCGCTCTATGAAGGTGCTTCGACCACCCAAGGCTAGCAGCagcacctcatcctcgacacGAACAGGAGCGGCATATGAGCCAGCGCCGACGGCACGTTCAGGAAACGAGCAACGGCGCAAGGGCCAAAGTGACGTCCAACCCCCCATTGGTATGAATAGCTGGGGTATGTCGAAGCGCAGCATGAGCGGCCCAGctctcagcagcctcaaTTCGGAGACGAGGGTCTCCTCGGCTGCGTCCACGTCGACAATcaccacacctaccaccaGTAGTCACCATGACGCGGGTAAAACGACGCCTTCTCTTCCACGGACAGCCAACAACCCTCTTGGAAGCGCGTCGGCATTTTCGTGGATCGCATCCAACAAGCCCAAGACCCCGGCCGCTGCTGACTAG
- a CDS encoding hypothetical protein (COG:I; EggNog:ENOG503P22Z), with translation MAASYPQIVLFGDSIIQGAIDLVDGFSFHAALQSKVNRRYDVINRGLSGYNTSNALAVLPQVFSPPGPGVPKIECLQFILLGANDACVPLPTNHQHVPLDKYKINLKRIITHPTITAHKPKIFLITPPPLDQIRITELDLASGHPSATRHAKISASYSEAARQVAAENAGVTLIDLWKAIMDTAIKKTPSFNPNGPPLGYPEGQRGYLEHLLPDGLHLSPESYRIFYDLVSSYIDSNDENRVLPEWRQAPWLEEDGHLKG, from the exons ATGGCG GCCTCCTATCCTCAAATCGTCCTCTTTGGCGATTCTATCATTCAGGGAGCTATCGACCTAGTAGACGGCTTCTCCTTCCACGCTGCCCTGCAATCAA AAGTCAACCGTCGATATGATGTTATCAACCGCGGGCTCTCAGGCTACAACACATCAAATGCCCTGGCCGTCTTACCTCAGGTCTTCTCCCCGCCTGGTCCGGGCGTGCCGAAGATTGAGTGCCTG CAGTTCATCCTCCTTGGGGCCAATGATGCTTGCGTCCCATTGCCCACAAACCACCAGCATGTTCCCCTCGACAAGTACAAGATCAACTTGAAGCGGATCATCACACATCCTACCATCACAGCCCACAAGCCCAAGAttttcctcatcaccccacCGCCCCTTGACCAGATCCGTATCACCGAGCTTGACCTCGCTTCCGGGCACCCTTCGGCGACAAGGCATGCCAAGATCAGCGCGTCATATTCAGAGGCTGCCAGACAAGTGGCCGCCGAGAACGCCGGTGTTACCCTAATTGATCTCTGGAAGGCCATAATGGACactgccatcaagaagacgCCGTCCTTCAACCCTAACGGCCCACCTCTCGGGTATCCAGAGGGACAGCGTGGCTATCTAGAGCACCTCTTGCCAGACGGTCTCCACCTGAGCCCCGAGTCGTACCGCATCTTCTACGATCTTGTCAGCTCGTATATTGACTCAAACGATGAGAACAGAGTGCTTCCAGAGTGGAGACAGGCGCcgtggttggaggaggatggccaTCTGaagggttga
- a CDS encoding hypothetical protein (COG:Q; EggNog:ENOG503NVPU) — MSLRVCFKPTITPTLGRQFTPLASIISTQARSYSILNRATMSSPAPAPQRRFQNPAVFVCDIQEKFRPAIHEFDKVISTTSKLLRASTVLSLPVFVTTQNRSRLGDTVAELKPHLARTTVKADIDKTRFSMFIPPILSDPVFSSPAQVAIVGIESHICVTQTALDLLAAGHKVYVLADGVSSTNKEEVPIALARLRQAGAVVTSSESWIYELMGDAAVPEFKGIVNLVKDTGNETKGALRGLVGSKI, encoded by the exons ATGAGCTTGCGAGTTTGCTTCAAACCGACAATTACACCGACACTCGGGAGACAATTTACACCTTTAGCTTCAATCATCTCAACTCAGGCGAGATCGTATTCTATACTCAACAGGGCGACCAtgtcttctcctgctccggcGCCGCAGAGGCGGTTTC AAAACCCAGCTGTTTT CGTCTGCGACATCCAAGAGAAATTCCGCCCTGCCATCCACGAGTTCGACAAAGT AatctccacaacctccaaactcctccgcgcctccaccgtcctctccctccccgtcttcgTCACCACCCAAAACCGGTCCCGCCTGGGCGACACCGTCGCCGAGCTCAAACCCCACCTCGCCCGTACAACCGTCAAGGCCGATATCGACAAAACCCGCTTCAGCATGttcatcccccccatcctctccgaccccgtcttctcctcccccgcccagGTCGCCATCGTGGGCATCGAGTCCCACATCTGCGTCACTCAAACTGCGCTCGACTTGCTAGCGGCAGGACATAAAGTCTACGTCCTGGCAGACGGCGTCAGCTCGACAAACAAGGAAGAGGTCCCCATCGCGCTTGCGAGGCTGAGGCAGGCCGGGGCGGTGGTCACGAGCAGTGAGAGCTGGATTTACGAGCTGATGGGGGATGCGGCTGTGCCGGAGTTCAAGGGGATTGTGAACCTGGTCAAGGACACGGGGAATGAGACTAAGGGggcgttgagggggttggtggggagtaagatttga